The nucleotide sequence atgaGGTGAAAAGAGAAAAGTCGAATGGCTGAGACTTATCACGTGACTACAATTGCAGTAGGTGCAGCAGAGTATGTGGAGCCCGGCACGACGCGGGAATGATCATTGTTACATGAGATCTCACTAAGTGTACATAATAGCCAGGCTGCAGGTATTACTGTTAGAAATGTATCTAGGGTTACGGCAACCATAGTAACacgtaaacacacacacatagtacatacatcAAGGGACATTATCTGAGCAATCTACATAATCAATGGAGAAGCTTTCTATTCCATCAGGTGAGTTTGCTTTGGGAGCTACATAGATCATGTTGATGAATATTTGTTTTTATCACCATAAATCCACTGTCTTACATTATCAATAATCTGTTTACTATGGTTAAACATTCAGGAGTTACAATGATGTTTGTAACTCATATGCGAAAGACAAAAGTTCACAATTTCATTAGGTagaaggcatgctagcctgtgataaGTCATTTTTGGAAAATTCTTTTAGCGGTTAAAGGGTTTtcctcacctatccacaggatagaagaCACATGTTATATCACTGGGAACCCCACTACTGGGACCTCCACAGATCTACAGAGTCCTCAGTACCCGTTCCTACTTACCAAcaagaccgcagtgaggaggagtttgtatagagcggcggtcaagcatgtgTGGTAGAATAGATTGACTGATAGACACACTTCCGCACTGATGTTTTATCCTTTTAACACCGCTATCAATATGGATTACTGTCACCAAAAGGGAGGAAGCTCGTTTTGTAtacattttcacattttttttttttgtttgaatgGTTTTTAAACAGTGGTGAAGACCCCAAGGTAATTGCCCAATTTGCCCAACCCTCTAGTACTGATCTGTGCACTGCCCCCTCAGGCTGAACTTCATCTTTGCCTGAAGTGTTTCTTTAACCTGTTGGCACGTAGCATCGTATTAGTATGGCTCCAGCGGGAGTAAGTTCCAGCAAAGTGCTGTACTATTACAGTGCTGAAATCATGTGGGCAAAAAAACTTTGCCCAAGTGTAAAGAATCGGGAGTGCAACTGCCAATCATACCGCACTTTCGCTCTAACAAcagagatcagagaaaactcCTTCGATGCTAACCGCGCCATGTAAGAGGTAGATCAAAAAGGGGATGTCCCTTTGTTTGCCCCgtcagcaattccgttatgtaaTCTCTGCCCATGGTATTGAAGGACCATAGGGCTGTCTTTTAGTATAGCCAGTTGCTAGTGCCATACTTATGGAAGCCCCTATTTAGCATACACAGTGTAATATGCTAGAATATAGGTTTTTGCTAGCATATTATAAAGTTAAAAAACAGATCAATAAAAAGATTATTTTTGGGatgaataaaacaaataaaaaaacaacacttgaaaagaaagaaacactaataaaatactcttttttttttttttacaataaatacattttacaatATTGGAAGACACCAaataccatacatatttggtgtcCCCATAATCGGTATGACCtatacaaaaaaaatctataacattattttagCATAAAAGAAAGAAGTCAAAACAGTTTTTCAGCTAAATTTCCACCATATTATAAGTTCATAAAAATTCAACGTTAAAATATgtcaccccaaaatggtgccctaACAAAGTACTACTTATCCCCTAAAAAACACAAGGCATCATACAGCCATGTTGGAgtacaaataataaaagttatgccaaaatctctaattctgtcctcgctccaactaggatcatttgaagtaatttctatgcaatgttaaatacctttgtatcaaaaaatacaaaactataataataggtatgatacctttattggctaaccataaaagatctatatgcggctttcagagcacacaggctccttcttcaggcagtttacaaatgaatgacttcgaaaaaaagcacaatttttagatgttacacaaagacaattagcacATGAGGTGATATATCATtatgataagccggggcaataaaactgaggttataggggtgatgacttaggagttaaggcatctggagtcagtctgatgggggatgtgacgtgtgtccatgtagtggctcataaatcctggtgttagattgaggccttgtgtcaatgactaaaattttatcatcatcttgaattcccaaatttttctctctctgttgtttttaaaatgaccctttagtattaggacttttaaatctgccaaactgtgatcaggtccagagaagtgttttcccactgttgtatccacctcctgttttattgtatgtctgtgaagattcatcctggttacacccgtgggaaaacacttctctggacctgatcacagtttggcagatttaaaagtcctaatactaaagggtcattttaaaaacaacagagagagaaaaatttgggaattcaagatgatgataaaattttagtcattgacacaaggcctcaatctaacacctggatttatgagccactacatggacacacatcacatcccccatcagactgactccagatgccttaactcctaagtcatcacccctataacctccgttttattgccccggcttatcttaatgatctatcacctcatgtactaattgtctttgtgtaacatctaaatgctgtgcttttttcgaagtcattcatttgtaaactgcctgaagaaggagcctctgtgctctgaaagccgcatatagaacttttatggttagccaataaaggtatcatacctattatacttttgtcttttttgacacaaaaggtatttaacattgcatattgttctggctaacacggtactacactattttttactgtacttcgtgaaAATGAAGTAATTTATACAAATTGTAGATTATATAATATGCAAAAGAATGATACAAATGTTCAGAGACGCTATGGTCATGGGACATATTGTTGAATTTTTGTTCGCTTGTTTGTAATgtttggaaaataaaaaatacataaattaaaaaaaaaaagttatgacgctCAGAATGGGGgaagacaaaaataaaaacattcttcAAGGTCAAAACTGGCCAGGTCCTGAACAGGTTTATTAGGTTTTACTGCAGATTTGAAAGTTTGTTTCTTTTTCACTACACAATTTTAAGAGTAATAGTTTATAAACATTATGATGGAAATATACAAAAAGATTCTCCCCTCACATGAGTTTTCTTGATTTCAGAATGAGAAAATTTCTACCAACTATCGTAGAATCATCAAATGTGGATTTACAGACTCCAGTTGATAACAATGAGCAAATATCTCAAATGAATGAAGTCTGGCTTCCTTGTTCTGAATGTCAGGAACGAGTTAATCTGTGTTCACTTATAAACCACAAACAATGCCACAAAGCTAATAATGTACTGGGCTGTAAGCCAGAGGACGATCCGTCAAATCTTCATATCCTCACAGTCCAAAGGAAGAAAATGATATCTCGAATTGAAAGCTCTTCAGAATATAAACATAGAGAACACCAGAAGATTAATCAATCCTACGAAACCTTGAAAGGAAAACGGCTTTCTTTGGCACCATATACTAGCAGACTATATATGCCCTCTGAAGCTAGTTGCCATGTTTATGACATGGATGGAAACAGTAGCTTGGTAAAATCTATAGTCATCTGTTCTGATAAAAATACTTCTTGGCAAAGTTACATGGAAGACTCATTTACAGTTCTTGGTAACTATGGGCAAAGGCAAAACACATGTTTTGTTGGTATTTTTGATGGGTGTCACGGGAATGTGGCAGCATTCACAGCAGCCGCAGAGTTTCCTATTTTACTTCTAGATCAAATTTCAGCTGTGGATTCATCGTACAAATTAAATGAAGAAGAAAGTTTCTTTATCAGATCATTTGATACGGTTTTTAAGGAACATTACAAGGAAACAGAGCATATATTctccatagagaacaagagagGAGTCAAAGAAACAGATGTGGAAGGTATACACCGAGCCTATGCTAAAGCTTTTTGGCGCATGGACAGAATGTTACGGCTTGGAAGGAAGGAGAGCTCAAAGTCAAGGTGGAGTGGGTGCTCTGCTGTGACCTGTCTCATAGACGGAATTACAATAACAGACACCCAAAtgttaacagaaaaaaataaaaaaaggcttgGCATGCTCCACGTAGCAAATATTGGTAAGTGAGCTTTCACATGAATACTAATGTTTTTGATATAATccaataaataaattgtaaacgaaggctaagttcacacttgcattgtaaAATCCgctactctgatccgtttttagatcagaataaggccccattcacatcacgttaaggCACTACGCTTATCTTGAAAAGAagataaacgtgtccatagggctccattatcccgACGGAGACTAattgagtgtccttttggcctccgtcgggctggtatgtCGGTATACCgttctttttttttaagaatagactacgctattccatcctgtggGATCCCGCAgaaaaaatgtataccacacagtacacgttttttttaacatgggatcctatgggtgacagatgccactgtatggcatccgccaCAAGTATACGTCAAACGTATATCTCAGGGAGCTCccgacaccactgtccatataggcaTAGTGAAGTCAGGAACTTCCACGGTGTTGGAGTGCCTGAGCAGAGCGCTATTAAATGGCTCTATCCCGGGACTCCGTCCCCctgaaaactcctgaagtcactgtccatatatggacagtaacatcaggaggagtgctggagtccccgggcagagcatcagctgatgatcTACTCGCCGAATCCAGCGAGAAGGAACTCCTGAAGTCACGGTCCATAAAAATGTACCGTGACTTCAAGTAGTTTTGCCACGGCCGGTACCCAGgcaacgtatgccactgtatgccatacagtgggatacgtttgggCCTTTtgtcagaggtatacgtcgggggtcttcccgacgtatacctccgacagaagcCCGTAACATAATGTGAATAGGGCCGAAGGATAAAAATGGATCAGTTAAaaattccattgaaatcaaaataatGGATGCAAACAGATTACAATCTGTTTGTATCtgttttacattgacaccaatgataaaTATAACTCATCTATTAGACATCCGTTTTTTTGAATAGAGAAAAAAAGTCCTGTAATCTGCACTTttatttccgtcaaaaaagcagaTGACTAACATAACGGATGCGAACAGACATTAAAGGATGCAATTAAaaattccattgacttcaatggtattTTTAACTGAACCGTTTTTATGCTTtttctgatctaaaaacggatcaggGTAACAGATTATACAACacaagtgtgaatttagccttaaccccttaatgaccgggccattttgcacgttaatgaccaaggattattttttgtttttccacggtcgcattccaagagtcgtaactctttttttattccgtcgacatagccgtataagggcttgttttttccgggacgagttgtattttgtaattgtaccatttttagatgcttataacatattgattaacttttattaactttattttaggagagaattgaaaataagcagctattccagcattaattttcacgttataaatttacgccgtttactatgcagcgtaaataacatgttaactttattctatgggtcggcacgattacagggataccaaatgtgtaaaggttttatatgttttttctacgtttgcacaataaaaacccttttagaaaaaaattacttgtttttgcatcgccgcgttccaagaggcgtaatttttttatttttccgtcgatgtggccgtacgtgggattgatttttgcgggacaatgtgtagttttcattagtactattttggggtacataggacttatagatgaacttttattttattttttatggggggaatgggagaaaagagagaattttgccgttgttttttgcgttttctttggacgccgttcatccggcggtttaattaatgtgttcattttattggtcaagttgttacgatcgcggggataccatatatgtgtatgtgtgatttgttttgactgttttattaaataaaaccactttttggggcaaaaaagtagttttatttgactttgactgtaattttttttattttttttttcacaaactttatttaacggttttacttttttttttttagtcccaccaggggacttcactatacgatatgccgatcgcatatataatgctttggtatacttcgtataccaaagcattattgcctgtcagtgtaaaactgacaggcaacctgttaggtcatgcctctggcatcgcctaacaggcagatgctgaagacagacctgggggtctttgttagacccccggctgtcatggaaacccgacggcgacccgcgatttgtttgcgggggcgccgatcgggagacagagggagttcccccctctgtcaaacacattaaatgccgctgtcactgttgacagcggcatttaatgggttaaactgccggaatcggcgcgtgcttcgattccggcagttgcagcaggagccaggctgtgtataacagccgtgctcctgccgctgatcgcgtgggtaaactgtcagtacccgcgcgatcacaggacggatatatccgtcctcctgcgcgaactagcagctgctgaggacggatatatccgtccttcggcgttaaggggttaaactacaaagGGCTGTAAACCTAAATGTATAGGCTACAGGTCAAGTTCTTCAAGTCATGGAAGACAGATGATTTGTCACAGTTTCCATTTCCTATAATTCAGTAATGTCTCATCATATCCAAATGGAAgttctaacttttatatttagttATGGAAAAGCTTCAAAATGTATTCACCATTCACAACTAACAGAATTAAAGGGGTGGTCCACTTTGGGAAATcctttttttgttagaagggctctccAATGAGTAGATTACAAGGAGTCTCACTGATGGGACAGTTGTAATCTGAGGAAGAAATTGGAAGCAAGTTTTCAATTCCCCTACAGCTGGAAATTAAGCATTATAGCTTccaattaaatcaatgggctgtcgatGTAAAGAACAGGCAGGCCGGGTCCTCCAGGGAGAGCTCCTTGTATCTGCTCTCCGCTCTGTCCTATTAGATGAGGGCCCTGAACCAGGCTATTAACTCAGGATTCCCTATATACTACTGTAAAATtaaatttgaaaatgggttttcgaaaccagacaacccctttaaaatctaaTTTTACCAAATGACCCTCAATGTCTTACACCATAAATGTTCATATTTTGCTGGATATTTTACACATTCGTTACGTTCAAAAGTTTTACATTTTACAATTTCCTTGAAAACTGAATGATTTCATTCGCCCAAAAAATTGATAGAAGAAATAAATCGAGACAATGACAAGGCTACAAATAATGATTTGTGCttgaaacaaaaataatttagCGCTCCTTTACAGCAATTACAACCTTGCTGACCTTCTAGTTATTTGTTGAGGTCATCTGcagacatttcaccccatgcttccctgAAGCGccgcccacaagttggattggtttCATGGGCACTTTTTTCATGCCATATATTCAAGCTGCTCTCACATTAGCTCAATAGAGTTGAGATCTATAGATTTGAGATCTATAGAGTTGAGATTAGCTCAATAGAGTTGAGGTCATTTCTTGGCCAATCCAGTACAGACAGATGCCCGCTGACTGCTTATTTTTCTCCTAAATACGTGTTGTATAATTTGGAGCAGCGCTTTAGGTCATGGTGTAGGATGAAATGGTCAACTTTTACCCTGTACAGATTTCCCACTTTCCAGCACAAAGATCCCCCAGACCATTACATTTGTTACACCATGCACGACAGATAGTCAAGCAGTCTTCCagcacttttttatttgttctgtACCTCATAAACAACCTTCCctttgatccaaacacctcaaatctAGATTTGTCAGTCTGTAACAGTTTTCCCATCATCCTTTGTCCAATGTGGGTTTTTAGTCTTTTCCTTTTATTgttcagtctcagatatggcttttcttGGAAACATCTGTTTCACAAACTAGGGACTCTGTTATTCTCCCGCTCAGTTGTAGACCGCGGCCTTCCACTTCTCCTATCCTGGTTAGAGCCAGTTTGGGGTGTACTGTGAAGGTAGTAGCACACAACTTTGTAAAATATCTTAAGTTTCTTGACAACTTGCTGCAAGGAATAGGCTTCATTTCTCAGAATAATATACGGACGAGTTTCAGAAGAAAGCGCTTTCTTTCTGGCCTTTCTTTTGAGAccataatcgaacccacaaatcctGATGTCCTAGATACTCTAGTCCAAAGACGACCCATTTTATTGCACCCTTAAACAGCACGATTTCAGCGATGCTAAAACAATTGAACAAGGGTTTTCGAATGATGAATTAGCCTTTTAACTAGATTACACAATGAGCCAATAAACTAATGATGGTTGCCGAAATTGGGTCTTTTTATGCCTATGTAGAATTTCCAATAATAATCAGCCATTTCCACCAATAGGGCCGGGTTACCACATAATGTAAACGCTGCggcatttccgcaatggaattcggtgcttaaattccgcagcatttacagtagtagcaaagtggatgagattttgaaaatgtcatgcccacactgcggaaaagaaccgcagcgtaaacgttaataaattgacctgcagtgcagaatttaaatccgcagcatgtcaatttctgctgcgggttttccccattgaattcaatgaggatgcaaaactcgcaacagaacgccaatcacaggctgcagcgtcacatgaccTGCAGCCTCATCGTAAGAGACCGGACTACgcacagagaagagggaggggggtaagtatgaacagttttttttttcacatcgctgatttccgcagtggaaattccatTTGAAAACTTGCACTACAATGTAAcgcagtttttcggacggaaggtgctgcgggttccaagtCTGATACGCTGCAGTTTTTAtcagacccgtgggaacccggcctaatagtcATGTACAACACGAACAATGTTTGGACGGTCCttaacaatttaaaagggttgtctagtttagaaaacccattttataGACCCTATTAGGAAATTTAGGGTTAAGAAGATCTCCTCTCTGGGCCAGAATGGAGAGCGCTTACAAAGAGCGTCTACGATGAgcgtctctctggaggacctgtcctgtgttACACTGACAGCCCATTAATTTGaacgggcaccatgtaatgcatagtttcccctgtggtggcgcttcaAGGAAATTGAACACCTAATGTcagatttccccacagattacagctgatcaatgGGGACAGCAGAGGGACACTGTGATATGCTTATTAAGGGACTTTTAACGTTAATTGAATTAAAAACAATAGCGACAAGAACATTTCTCAGTGATTCCAAACTTTTAAATGGTATTATACATAATCAaagaaaatttaataaaataaaataaaatgtcagcTTAGATTAGCATTTAgcagagcagaaagaggtagctGAAGGACTGACCCAGTAATAAGCTCGTCTGACGGAATGACCCAGAATTCAGACGGGATTAGTGGAGAGAGGTATACGCGGCTCTCTACATTCTGTTCAATGGACGTTTCGGGAACAGACTAGCAAGTctatggatatatcataaatgtctaagatgggaaaactcctttaaacatGTAATGACATTGAAGGTCAAAGATTTTATAAAAATTGCATGTATTAGTGAGATAGGGGATCGAGGAATCTattggcctctttttttttttctagagttGTCAAATTTATGCTGTTCTAACACTATATTTATAATAGCGACAGGACTTACCTTTTCTATAGGATCACGTTTGATCATGTGCATGAAGAACATTCAGCTGGAAAACATACATTTATATAACGTGACTATGGCACTAATGCAAATTGGCAAAAACCCAAAGAACCATACAGACATCAGGAGACATTAAGAGGATTTTATAAAGATCCCATCATTTTGAGTTTCTCCTAAATGCAATCTCATAAATTTGGCATGTGTTAGTAAATAGAGATTAGTGAAAGCAAGCCAAACTAAGATCTTGCTTACTCGTCCATTAGCAAGCCTAACCAATAGGTATAATTTTGTAATTAATAGACTATATGCCTCTGGGGAAGTCTATAGAAGAAACACTTTATAAATTGGGTCAGACAACCCGGCACTGGAACAATGAAGTACGTGCAGGTAATTTCACTGCACGAACGATATTATATAAGAAGATTGAAGGGAACTAGAATGCAGTCTAATGTAGTTTCAAATTGAGAACAAAAATAATTTGCTGACATAAGTAAGATTATTCCATTAACACAGTTTTCACTGTGAAAAACTCTCGAACTGAGCTGCTTTTTAACTGGAGCTCAAAAAACACAAAATCTTAGATTAGGAAGGACTTTGATCTTGAAGACTTGTGATATGTTTAATGTTTTGGAAAAAATAGGTCAAAGTAATCCACTATATACTGTAAAATTCCAATAACCTATTCTTGAAACTGCCAAGGCGCTGGATTATTAAAAACTGCGTGAACCATCAGATACCTATACAGGCATGTATGTACTTACCTGCTCCCTGAGGATCGTGGTGAAGTCCCCTATGCACATGCCAGCATCTCAGAGAAGTACCCAATAGCATTGGTATAACAGGGCAGCCCTAATAAGCTGACACTAGAGCAATGGTTGTGCGTCAGGGACAGCCATAGACGTGTCGAGGCCTATTCGGTTTGATGCTCTATATCAAGGCACGGCAGATTATCATGATCATTTGTTGCACGCCAGATTATCATGATATCTAGATCACGAAAGGATGAAGGCCACACTCAGATGAGCGAAGCTAACCTCAGCCGTGAaacactgcagtttttcacgtctgaggttcaCCAGTGCGgggcgcgttgtcacggatcccacatagactagagtctatggagggatgcgtgacacgcaggaaaataggacaggtcctatttttcacatacccttcacacgctccgttgaaacaacggtcatgtgaaaGGCCCCATCGaattacatgagtccgtgtgacggccgttgttttaacggccgtcacacggacgagatacacgcttgtctgaatgagccctaacataGTGAAAACTATAAAGATACCCATGCATAGTAAAGCAAAAAATTCTCAATAGTGCGCTAATTATTGTGTAAATAAATATGAACCCAAATTTGGGTAATATAAATTTATAGATTGTGCACATGGTGGATATTTCAAAGTTAAGCCGAGACTAAACGGACTATTCTAGTGCGAGAGCTTCAAATTCTACTTCAAGTGCAACTTGCGTTAAACTTTTTACTCCGTCTGTCTTATCGATATATTTtgacatacaactcaatattccTATGGACCAACTGTTGCACAATAATTGAAATTGTCACATTGGTTTGCAGCCCCAGCGTAAGAAACAATGAGAAGCAGTAGTTCCCTTGACAAGTATTGTAACATGGTATACTAACCGTAAAAGGTATCGGAATAGAAAGACCCATAAACTAACAACATACTCAATCTTGTAACGCACTAAGATACTTGAATATTCAGTCCACTTTTTCCTTATTCTGCAGGAAACATTaaggcagtcctatgtaaaaatgGGAAGACTTACTGTCTTACTAGAGATCACAGTACAGCTAATGGTCAAGAAAGAAAACTAGTCTTCGAATCTGGAGGATCTGTTAGTTCTAATGAAAACTGTGGATTAATTGAAGGATTCAGCAGAGTTACGAGGGGTCTTGGTTTCCATGGCGATCCCCAACTTAAGAATTCAGTCATCCCAGCACCTTATACCATATCTATTCCAATATATAACACCTGTCAATTCCTCATTCTGGCCTCCGGTGGTTTGTGGGAAGTCCTGAGCACCAAGGAAGTTGTAACAATGGCACAAGATCTGTTAACCACTTTCTTAACATGCCCACATGATGCAAATCCTGGCCATGTGAGAACCGAAGAGGACGTTCGATCAGATGACATAAAGGGGGGACAATATGATATTTCAAAATCATCTAAATATCTTTGTCAGAgtcatataaaaccagatattctTGGAAACAAATCGGATGAGACAAAGGCAGATAATACAGGCAAAGTGTATAATGCGGCAGCGGTGTGCGTTTGCCAGCAGATAATCAAGGCAGCGATGTTGGCAGGATCTCAACAAAATATTACAGTGTGCCTCATACTTCTACCCGGgtgtgagaaacgtctcagtccaAATAATTCGCCCAGTTTATAGATTTGCTAAAACAAATACCAAATCTAGTGCTCAATCTCACTGAGGTTACCCACAACATCTAAAATTCGATCAGTGGCACCTTAGCAACAGACTGCAAACTGTCACTTAGTAACGGTAGAATGACAGTTTATAGTCGGTTGCTATGGACTAACAGCAGCTGATAGAATTCTCAGTTTTTGCTCAgaattacaccatttttttttttttacacaaacaaAAACATAACCCGCTTCTGCACTGGTGGGCTAGATCTCTACTGAAGGAAAAAGCTCGGACCCACAGACTTTTGGTCACTCGTCATGGTGATATTGCGGTATTACAGCGactcaatgtttccctatggaGGAAAAGAGTTGCAGGCTATTTGTGACTGTCGAAATTCTTATGATAGTTGCCCCACTTTTTCCCACATAGGAAGACCGAGATCCCAAATGAGTCACGATAATGCCACAATTTAACCACAACTTGCAGATGACCAAATGTTGCCATGGAGCCCTATCCTAACTGTGTGGCCACCTGCAGCCTCCTCTAGTGATTGATCAGCACCCAGGCATGGATTAAAGGGTAAGTCATCCATAGACCATAACCGAAAatatgtcatgaa is from Rhinoderma darwinii isolate aRhiDar2 chromosome 5, aRhiDar2.hap1, whole genome shotgun sequence and encodes:
- the PP2D1 gene encoding protein phosphatase 2C-like domain-containing protein 1, producing MRKFLPTIVESSNVDLQTPVDNNEQISQMNEVWLPCSECQERVNLCSLINHKQCHKANNVLGCKPEDDPSNLHILTVQRKKMISRIESSSEYKHREHQKINQSYETLKGKRLSLAPYTSRLYMPSEASCHVYDMDGNSSLVKSIVICSDKNTSWQSYMEDSFTVLGNYGQRQNTCFVGIFDGCHGNVAAFTAAAEFPILLLDQISAVDSSYKLNEEESFFIRSFDTVFKEHYKETEHIFSIENKRGVKETDVEGIHRAYAKAFWRMDRMLRLGRKESSKSRWSGCSAVTCLIDGITITDTQMLTEKNKKRLGMLHVANIGNIKAVLCKNGKTYCLTRDHSTANGQERKLVFESGGSVSSNENCGLIEGFSRVTRGLGFHGDPQLKNSVIPAPYTISIPIYNTCQFLILASGGLWEVLSTKEVVTMAQDLLTTFLTCPHDANPGHVRTEEDVRSDDIKGGQYDISKSSKYLCQSHIKPDILGNKSDETKADNTGKVYNAAAVCVCQQIIKAAMLAGSQQNITVCLILLPGCEKRLSPNNSPSL